Within Pseudomonas tructae, the genomic segment CGAGCAGCAAGCTCAGGCGCGCCAGGCAGTAGTGCTCGGCAGAACTGATGCGCGGGTCATGGGCCGCATCCCAGACCCGCTGGCGCAACAACAGCAGGCCAGCCTGGTCGGGGCGTGCCAGTAGCCCGTGAACCTCTTCGAACCATGGCGCCATGTGCTGCGCCTGCTGCTCGTCCAACTGACGCCACTGTCGGCGTACCGAGCGGGAAATACGCAACAGCACCAGCAACTTCTGGCTCAATCCGCGAATCGCCCGCGCCCGCTGGCGGCCCTGCCGGCCTTCGAACCAGGCGTGCTCACGTTGAGCGTCAACAGCGACGATGCGCCCGAGGATTTCCAGCAGGCCCTTGCGCCCCTGTTCTTCACCGAGCAACGCAGCACTGGCGGCCTGCAAGCCACTTTGCCAGGCCTGATGCGCTTGCCCGCTCAGTTGTTGTTCGACGCGCATGGGCCAGAGCAAGGCGCTAGTGACTGTGGCGCAGACAATCCCCAGGCAGATCTCGGTGCAACGGGCTACCGCCTGGTCAAACACCAGCAACGGATGATTGACCGCCGGCAAAGCGATAATTGCCACCGTGTACCCCGCCAGCACGAATGCGTAGGCCCAGGCGCTACGCAGCAAGGTGGAACAGGCGGTACACAGCGCCAGCCACAGGGCCAGCGCCAGCAAAAACAGCCAGGGCGTCTGGGCGAAGGCACCGATGAACAGCACCGACATGACGGTGCCGACCAAGGTCCCCAGCAAGCGCGCCAGGCCCTTCTGCACCACCATCCCCGACAAGGGCTGGGCGACGATGAATGCGGTCATCAGCGCCCAGGCCGGTTGCTCCAACCCCCAGCGCAGCGCCAGCCAAAGGGCCAGGCCACCACCGAAAAGGGTCTTGAGGGCAAATTGCACGGCAAGTTTGTTCGGCGCCAGCAGGGCCTGCAACGTGATGGGCACGGGACGCACCTTGAACGACGGTGGTGTAAAGATAGACAGAATCAGACAATAAGTTCAGGGCACAATTATTAGCTAGCTAACTATTGATAGTCCAGAGGTACTGACCGGATTTTTCACCGGCAAAAAAAATGGGCGACCGAAGTCGCCCTAAATGCCTTGCGTGCTCGTGACTGGAAAGGATCAGCGCTCTTTGCGCTTGTTCGAGTCTTTCCAGATGAAAATTCCGAATCCGACGAAGAACAGCAACATCAGCCCGACTGTAACCACTCCAGCGATAACCACATTATCGAAGAACATGTCGGCCTCCATTCGCCTGAACCTGTCCGATGGGCTTAAGGTAACGAATGGGGCGGGGGAGGAAATTGACCGAGGTCAATAGCGCCCGGAACCGGGCGCGCAAGGCGGGTGCAGGGTTGACCTGCATCAAGTTTTCAACGCTTCTTGGGTTTGCCCTTGGGCTTCTTTTTCGCCTTGCCCAGCGGCATGGCCTGCTCGAACGCCTGGCGAACTTCGTTCAGGCGTTTTTCATTGCGGTCGTGGACCCTTCGGGCTCGTTCGGCACCGAGGTCGATCAGGTTGTCGTCTTGGCTCATGGGGGGCTCGGAAAGCGGACTGCGGTGCCTCAATAATGCAGGCTGCAGGCGGCGCTGACCAGTGCTGCATCTCCCTCAGACTTCGATGTCCACCAACAGCCCCTGGCGTGGCTGCTCGCCCATCAGGGGCGCTACCGGTACGGTGTTGTCGGCGTTGACTTCATCGCCGGGCAGCGCTTGATAGAGTTCTTGATCCTGGCTCGACTGGCGCCGGCGCTGGTGACGGCGCTGCTCTTCACGCAGCAGAATGGCAGACTGCTCCGGATCGCGGTGCTTGAGGTCGATGGCACTGTCACTGGAAGTCGGCTGCGCCGGGACCACGGGCTTGATGTCCGGCGTCGGCTTTACCGGATCCAGTTGCTGTGTCACGGGTGCAGCGCTGAGCGGGATGAGGGGCGGCAGCATGGGATGTTCTCCTGTCGCCAACTATGTCGGCTGATGGCCATGGGCCTTGAGCTAGCAGCGGTCAAATGTGTGGGTGACGTCACAGTTATCCGTTACTGGTCCTCTTCCTCGTCCGCCGGGGCAGGCTGGGCCTCGCTCCACGGGCGCTTGAGCACTTTATTCCAGACCTCGTTCAAATGATCGCGCAGCACCTGTGGCGCGCTCTGCAGCGAAGGGCTGTCTTCGCGCTCGCCGCCATAGGGTTCCTCGCCCTCGATCGCAATCAGTGACTGGCCATTGATAGCATAGCTGGCCTCGCCCTCGCGCAGCTCGACACGCAGCTCATGGGGATCGACGCCACCGCCGCAGAAGGCATGACTGGCAACGGTCAGTTCAGCCACGCCGTCATTGTCGAGGTCGCTGACGCCACTGACATCGGTGTAAAAGCCGACATCCAGGTCGAGCCCGGGGCACGTGGTTTCGCTCTCGATGTTCCAGTGCGGCTTGAAGCTGTCATCGGCCTGGCGCTCATAGCGTGTTGCGCTGAGCACTACACGATCGACGTCCTGATTGGTTTCCTCGTCGCGGACCTGGTCGTCATTGCGGCTCAGCACCAGCAAGCCTTCGCCCTCCTGGTCGCGGTAATGCACGCTCTGCACCGGCGATTGCACGCCCAGTGCTTCAAGTTGCGCTGCGGGAATCGGCGCAAGTATTTCGAAACCTTTCTTGTCACAGGCACCCAGCAGTAGCAGTCCCGCCACGGCCAGCGTTCGGATGAACCA encodes:
- the ccoM gene encoding cytochrome c oxidase subunit CcoM, giving the protein MFFDNVVIAGVVTVGLMLLFFVGFGIFIWKDSNKRKER
- a CDS encoding aspartate-semialdehyde dehydrogenase, which codes for MLPPLIPLSAAPVTQQLDPVKPTPDIKPVVPAQPTSSDSAIDLKHRDPEQSAILLREEQRRHQRRRQSSQDQELYQALPGDEVNADNTVPVAPLMGEQPRQGLLVDIEV
- a CDS encoding M949_RS01915 family surface polysaccharide biosynthesis protein, producing MPISNPWFIRTLAVAGLLLLGACDKKGFEILAPIPAAQLEALGVQSPVQSVHYRDQEGEGLLVLSRNDDQVRDEETNQDVDRVVLSATRYERQADDSFKPHWNIESETTCPGLDLDVGFYTDVSGVSDLDNDGVAELTVASHAFCGGGVDPHELRVELREGEASYAINGQSLIAIEGEEPYGGEREDSPSLQSAPQVLRDHLNEVWNKVLKRPWSEAQPAPADEEEDQ